A genomic stretch from Edaphobacter aggregans includes:
- a CDS encoding GntR family transcriptional regulator: MKTGQSARAVAYPRESTLEGHHLKVSVSSSNAPKYKKVYEDLLSAIRTGAFQPGDRLPSEAELGKHYNTSRITVAKAVNELQQKGLVSRRAGSGTHVVAPAVSSGHVFGLLIPDLGRTEIFEPICHGMMQSPLSKPHSLLWGHSMGEAAQQEKEAEHLCHQYVTQKVSGVFFAPLEFTPAKDAVNNRIVAAFDRAGIKVVLLDRCYAPYPMRSKYDLVGIDNRRAGFLVTQHLLRHDVKRVAFIARPLSASTVMARIAGYREALIAHGLTLGQDLVCRGDPDDLDFLRKMMRNCKPDALVCANDFTAARVMAGLTKMSIRVPEEMRIVGIDDVKYASLLPVPLTTQHQNCADIGETAMATMLQRLEKPDLPTRDVLLQTHTVVRNSCGIHLSRARVN; encoded by the coding sequence ATGAAGACCGGGCAATCTGCGCGCGCGGTAGCATACCCGCGAGAATCCACCCTCGAAGGCCATCACTTGAAGGTGTCTGTGTCGTCTTCCAATGCACCCAAGTACAAAAAAGTCTATGAGGATCTGCTTTCCGCGATTAGGACTGGTGCATTTCAACCAGGTGATCGGCTGCCTAGCGAAGCCGAACTGGGAAAGCACTACAACACCTCTCGCATCACCGTAGCAAAGGCTGTCAACGAACTTCAGCAAAAAGGGCTAGTATCGCGGCGAGCCGGCTCCGGAACACATGTAGTCGCTCCAGCCGTATCAAGCGGACACGTCTTCGGCCTGCTCATTCCAGACCTAGGGCGAACAGAAATATTTGAACCCATCTGCCACGGCATGATGCAATCGCCATTGTCAAAGCCGCACTCCCTGCTTTGGGGTCACTCCATGGGAGAGGCGGCCCAGCAAGAGAAAGAGGCCGAGCACCTTTGTCATCAATACGTCACACAAAAAGTCTCCGGCGTTTTCTTCGCACCCCTCGAATTCACACCCGCAAAAGATGCCGTCAACAATCGCATCGTCGCTGCATTCGATCGGGCCGGCATTAAGGTCGTGCTGCTTGACAGGTGCTATGCGCCGTATCCTATGCGGTCCAAGTACGACTTGGTAGGAATCGACAATCGTCGGGCGGGTTTTCTCGTTACACAACATCTGCTCCGTCATGACGTTAAACGGGTCGCATTTATCGCCAGACCTCTCTCAGCTTCAACCGTTATGGCGAGAATAGCCGGTTACCGCGAAGCATTAATTGCACACGGTCTTACTCTGGGACAGGACCTGGTTTGCCGAGGCGATCCGGACGATCTCGATTTCCTCCGGAAGATGATGAGAAACTGCAAGCCTGACGCACTCGTTTGTGCCAACGACTTCACGGCTGCTCGAGTCATGGCTGGGCTAACGAAAATGAGCATCCGCGTACCGGAAGAGATGCGTATCGTCGGCATTGATGACGTTAAGTACGCCAGCCTGCTTCCCGTACCTCTAACGACACAGCACCAGAACTGCGCGGACATTGGCGAAACTGCAATGGCGACAATGTTGCAACGGCTTGAAAAACCCGATCTCCCCACGCGCGACGTCCTATTGCAGACCCATACCGTAGTTCGTAATTCCTGCGGCATCCACCTATCGCGCGCAAGGGTTAATTAG
- a CDS encoding alpha-glucosidase, with product MTAITSTSTRSQMIRMSLASLALLVISGAWNLASAQAPPHGATDAHANNGVQHSNDPWWKHAVFYEIYPRSFQDSDGDGIGDLNGITQRLDYLQSLGVDAIWLSPIYPSPQVDFGYDISDYENIDSQYGTLADFDRLVAEAKKRNIRILMDMVMNHTSDKHKWFIESASSKDNPKRDWYVWRDGKAGGTPPNNPPNNWISEFGHSAWQYDPKTGQYYYHRFYAQQPDLNWRNPAVEKAMFDSVRFWLDRGVAGFRFDAIPTLFEDPALRDAKEIEGTNAYGDRKQEHDMYDNLPEVHDVMRRLRALADQYPGDRVLIGETYLPNIQELDKWYGGAKHDELQLPMDMQVGFTNQLDANLLRQRISDAETKISGNQPLFVFDNHDNIRSWDRYGDGVHNEAIAKLIAALLFTSRSTALMYYGEEIGMVTTPPTRVEDVKDPIGVTGWPLEKGRDGERTPMQWDDSKNAGFSTADTTWLPVPASYRATSVKAEEHEPNSLLNWHKQLIALRRKDPALRNGKMVMVDVNNPSVLSFIRQDAAGQPSILVSLNCTGQPQPLFVDQTYAKTLGKSAQTLLTSDASLQNVTALSEITLPPYGSWIGRLK from the coding sequence TTGACCGCTATTACAAGTACCTCCACCCGCTCTCAGATGATCCGGATGTCCCTCGCCTCGCTCGCGCTCTTGGTTATCTCCGGGGCCTGGAATCTCGCATCGGCACAGGCACCCCCACATGGCGCTACAGACGCGCATGCAAACAACGGGGTGCAGCATAGCAATGATCCCTGGTGGAAACACGCCGTTTTCTATGAGATATATCCGCGTAGTTTTCAGGACTCAGACGGCGACGGAATCGGCGATCTCAACGGAATCACCCAGCGTCTCGACTATTTGCAGTCTCTCGGCGTCGACGCCATCTGGCTCTCGCCCATCTATCCCTCTCCGCAAGTCGATTTTGGTTACGACATCTCCGACTACGAGAATATTGACTCGCAGTACGGTACGCTCGCCGATTTCGACAGGCTTGTAGCCGAGGCCAAGAAACGAAATATCCGAATCCTTATGGATATGGTGATGAACCACACCTCCGATAAACACAAGTGGTTCATTGAATCGGCAAGCTCGAAAGATAATCCAAAACGTGACTGGTACGTGTGGCGCGATGGAAAAGCTGGAGGAACTCCGCCGAACAATCCGCCCAATAACTGGATCAGTGAATTCGGGCACTCAGCATGGCAGTACGATCCAAAGACAGGCCAGTACTACTACCACCGCTTCTACGCCCAACAGCCCGATCTAAACTGGCGCAATCCTGCCGTAGAAAAAGCCATGTTCGACTCCGTCCGTTTCTGGCTCGACAGAGGCGTAGCAGGTTTCCGGTTCGACGCAATCCCCACGCTCTTCGAAGATCCAGCTCTTCGCGATGCCAAGGAGATAGAAGGCACCAACGCCTATGGCGATCGCAAGCAAGAGCATGACATGTACGACAACCTGCCAGAGGTGCACGATGTCATGCGCCGTCTTCGCGCCTTAGCTGATCAATACCCTGGCGATCGTGTGCTGATCGGTGAGACCTATTTGCCAAACATACAGGAACTCGACAAGTGGTACGGCGGAGCAAAGCACGACGAGCTCCAACTTCCCATGGACATGCAAGTAGGCTTCACTAATCAACTCGACGCCAACCTTCTTCGTCAGCGAATCAGCGATGCGGAGACAAAGATCAGCGGCAATCAACCGCTCTTCGTCTTCGACAATCATGACAACATCCGTAGTTGGGACCGTTACGGTGATGGCGTGCATAACGAGGCCATCGCTAAACTCATTGCTGCCCTTCTGTTTACCTCGCGTTCTACCGCGCTGATGTACTACGGCGAGGAGATAGGAATGGTCACTACTCCACCGACACGCGTAGAGGACGTGAAGGATCCCATTGGCGTCACGGGCTGGCCTCTGGAGAAAGGCCGCGACGGAGAACGCACTCCTATGCAGTGGGATGATTCGAAGAACGCGGGTTTTAGTACCGCCGACACAACCTGGCTGCCCGTTCCTGCAAGCTATCGCGCGACCAGCGTCAAGGCGGAAGAGCATGAGCCGAATTCACTGCTCAACTGGCACAAGCAATTAATCGCTTTGCGTAGAAAAGACCCAGCCCTGCGTAACGGCAAAATGGTTATGGTCGACGTAAACAACCCTTCTGTGCTGTCGTTCATTCGCCAAGATGCCGCTGGGCAGCCGTCCATTCTCGTCTCGCTCAATTGCACCGGCCAGCCGCAACCTCTTTTTGTCGATCAGACGTACGCTAAGACTTTGGGGAAATCTGCACAAACACTGCTCACGAGTGACGCATCGCTTCAGAATGTGACCGCTCTCTCCGAAATCACCCTGCCGCCCTACGGATCATGGATCGGTCGTCTCAAATGA
- a CDS encoding sugar porter family MFS transporter — protein sequence MKMTTYLVKSTIVGALGGLLFGFDTAVIAGTTQQLTTIFNLSSFTLGLTVFIGLFGTVIGAMTAGVVGQKIGGREALRIMAILYTISALGCAFSWDWPALMVFRFIGGLGIGGSSVLGPVYIAELAPAKWRGRMVGLFQINVVVGILLAYLSNYLISLLNLGVAQWRWQLGVAAIPSLLFLLMLYGIPRSSRWLVTQNKTDEALEVLKMMGSPDSEAELREIMDSIHLERGMAAEPLFQRQYRLPIFLAITIGLFNQLSGINAILYYSNYIFAAAGFSQLSGALQTVLIGLMNLLATFLGMSLIDKLGRRTLLLIGSIGMAVCLSGVAAIFFTHSHLDALVWLLAAYIVFFAISQGAVIWVYIAEVFPNRVRAKGQSLGSSSHWITNAIISLVFPVLAKSSGGLPFAFFAAMMVLQFFVVLFIYPETKGVSLEQLQHKLGLD from the coding sequence ATGAAAATGACGACATACCTGGTGAAGAGCACCATAGTAGGCGCTCTAGGAGGTCTACTCTTCGGTTTTGACACTGCGGTCATCGCCGGCACGACGCAACAGTTGACCACGATCTTCAACCTCTCTTCTTTCACGCTTGGACTCACCGTCTTCATCGGACTCTTCGGCACAGTCATCGGCGCGATGACTGCAGGTGTTGTTGGCCAAAAAATCGGAGGTCGCGAAGCTCTGCGCATCATGGCGATTCTCTATACAATCTCCGCGTTGGGCTGCGCGTTCTCGTGGGACTGGCCTGCGTTGATGGTCTTCCGCTTCATCGGCGGTTTAGGTATTGGAGGATCCTCCGTACTCGGTCCGGTCTACATCGCCGAACTTGCTCCTGCGAAGTGGCGTGGCAGAATGGTCGGTCTCTTTCAGATCAATGTCGTTGTCGGAATCCTTCTCGCTTACCTCTCCAACTATCTCATCTCACTTTTGAACCTCGGCGTTGCCCAGTGGCGCTGGCAACTCGGTGTTGCAGCGATTCCATCGCTCCTATTCCTCTTGATGCTCTATGGCATCCCGCGAAGCTCGCGCTGGCTGGTAACGCAGAACAAGACAGACGAAGCGCTCGAAGTACTGAAGATGATGGGATCGCCAGACTCCGAAGCTGAGTTGCGCGAGATCATGGATTCCATTCATCTGGAACGCGGCATGGCAGCAGAGCCACTTTTCCAGCGGCAATATCGCTTGCCTATCTTCCTCGCCATCACGATCGGCCTTTTCAATCAACTCTCAGGGATCAATGCGATTCTCTACTATTCGAACTACATCTTCGCTGCTGCAGGGTTTAGCCAACTCTCCGGCGCACTGCAGACTGTTTTGATCGGCTTGATGAATTTGTTGGCGACGTTTTTGGGCATGTCACTCATCGACAAACTCGGACGCAGGACGCTTCTGCTTATTGGTAGTATCGGCATGGCGGTTTGCCTCTCGGGAGTCGCCGCCATCTTCTTCACACACAGTCATCTCGACGCACTCGTTTGGCTGCTAGCTGCGTATATCGTTTTTTTTGCCATCTCTCAGGGAGCGGTCATCTGGGTTTATATCGCTGAGGTCTTCCCCAACCGTGTTCGCGCCAAAGGGCAGAGCCTTGGCTCGTCATCCCACTGGATCACAAACGCCATCATCTCCCTTGTCTTCCCTGTGCTGGCCAAGTCTTCCGGCGGTCTCCCGTTCGCCTTCTTTGCTGCGATGATGGTTCTACAATTTTTTGTCGTGCTCTTTATCTATCCCGAAACAAAAGGCGTCTCGCTCGAACAGCTTCAGCACAAGCTTGGTCTCGACTAA
- a CDS encoding cation-transporting P-type ATPase, whose product MHKGLSKRDIKARRLEVGPNESTLANTEMVCHLSIKCHIDNIQNLLTYIAISAYFQCGFRTERFEYLGCSS is encoded by the coding sequence ATGCATAAAGGTTTGTCTAAAAGGGATATCAAGGCAAGACGCCTAGAGGTTGGACCAAATGAGAGTACTTTGGCAAACACCGAAATGGTATGTCATTTATCGATCAAATGCCATATAGATAACATACAAAATTTATTGACATATATAGCAATCTCCGCGTACTTTCAATGCGGATTTCGAACGGAACGATTTGAGTATCTGGGGTGTAGCTCTTAG